GCCGACGAGGTGGCCATTCCCTACGCGGCAGACCCGGCCCGCACCGACACCGCACGCACCGACATTCACGCCTGGCTGTTCCGCCCGGCCGCCGACACCGCTCGCCCGCGCCCGACCATCGTGATGCCATGCGGCTACGACTCGACCGCGGAATCCGGCTGGGGGTACGCGCAGGGTGCGCTCGCCCGCGGCTACAACGTCCTGAGCGTCGAGGGCCCCGGCCAGGGCGCGGCCCTCATCGTCGACCGCATCTTCTTCCGTCCCGACTACGAGGCCGTGCTGCCGCAGATCCTCGACTGGCTCGTCACGGCGCCCGGCGTCGACACCGACCGCATCGTGGCCGTCGGCCGGTCGTTCGCCGGGTACCTGATCCCCCGGGGTGTCGCCGGCGAGCCGCGCGTCGCCGCGATGGTCTGCGACCCCGCCGAGACGGACATGGGCGCCAAGATCCCCAGCGGCTGGAAGGGCCGGCTCGCCGCACCGCTGATGACCACGCTCAGGAAGGTCAGCCGTGAACGCGCCGACTTCTTCGGAGGCCGCATGGCCTGCCACGGGATCGACGACATCGGCGCCTACCTCGACGAGCTCAAGACGTTCACCCTGGGCGACCGAGCCGCCGCGATCTCCTGCCCCACCTTCATCGTCGAATCTCCCGGTGACCCGGTCGGCGGTCAGGGCAGGATGCTGTTCGACGCACTGACCGTCGAGATCAAGGAACTGTTCGCACCCGACGCCGGCACGGGGATCGAGGGTCATTGCGGCGGTCTCGGCCAACGGGTCTGGGATTCGGTCGTCTTCGACTGGCTCGACGACGTCCTGGCCCGCACCACGAGTACGGCGAGCACGATCGGCGGACGGCGATGAGGGCCACCCCCGGCCGCATCAGCAGCGGTGGCGGTTTCGGCCTCGGCAGCCGGATCGGTGGACTCACCGGCAACCGGTGGCTCACCCTGCTCGCGATGACCGGCGCGCTGTCGATGATCATGCTCGATCAGACCGTCGTCACCGTGGCCTTACCGTCGATGACACGTGATCTCGGACTGTCCTCGTCAGGTCAGCAGTGGGTCGTCAACGCCTATGTCCTCGCCATGGCGGCATGCGTCGCGCTCGGGGGCAAGCTGGGTGACCGGTTCGGCCCGGTGACGTGCTTCCGCGTCGGCGTGGTCACGTTCTTCATCGCATCGGTCCTGTGTGGCCTGGCACCGGGCGGCGGCGGAGAGGTGTGGATTCTGGCGGCCCGCGCAGCGCAGGGGGTCGGCGCCGCACTGATGATGCCCGTGTCCGCGAAGATCGTGATGGACGCCTTCCCGATCCAGGAACGCGGACGGGCGATGGCGGTGTACGCGGGCGTCTCGCAGATCTTCCTCGCCGTCGGACCGCTGATCGGCGGCGCACTGACCGAGTGGATCAGCTGGCGAGCGGTGTTCTGGCTCAACGTCCCGGTCGGAGTCATCGCGCTGATCCTCGTCGCGGTGGCACGGCCGGCCGACCGGCGCGACCGGACCGAGAAGGTGAGCATCAGTGCCGCCGCGATGCTGGTCACCGGACTGCTGCTGACCGTGCTCGCCATCCAGCAGGGCAGCACCTGGCACTGGGGTTCACCCGCCACCCTCGTCCCACTCGCACTCGGCATCATCATCACCACGGCGTTCATCGTGACCCAATGGCGCTCGGCCACACCGCTGGTCGCCGTCCGGCTGTTGGCCCGGCGCGCCTTCGGCGCCAATCTGATCACCCTGGGACTCGTCCAGTTCTCCCTGCTCGCCGCGATCCTGTTCTCCACCCTGTATCTGCAGGATCTGTTGCACATGAGCCCGATGACGGCCGGACTCGCGTCGCTGCCACTGATCCTGCCGATCACCGTCGCCGCGCAGCTCGGCGGACGCTGGTATGACCGCCGCGGCAATCGCCCACCGGTGCTGACCGGCCTCGCGATCGCGACACTCGGCATGATCTGCTGGACGATCTCGCTCCCGCACCTGGACTATGCGTGGCAGGTACCCGGCATGATCATCACCGGATTCGGTCTCGGACTGGTGTTCTCGCCGACCAACACCGACGCCCTGTCGCGGGTGACGTCGGCCGAGCGCGGCCAGGCCTCCGGAATCGTGCAGACGGTCCGTCAACTCGGCGGCACGCTGGGTGTCGCGGTGATCGGGTCGATCGTCCTCGGGGTCGAGCATCAGGTCACCCGCACGCCG
This sequence is a window from Gordonia insulae. Protein-coding genes within it:
- a CDS encoding alpha/beta hydrolase family protein; translation: MTHRIAFANEEFDGQFGRTLQAAAVGAADLGEAYATATAIGGRYDTQRWYTEWLARAESVSEMAERAHVGGHLATAHQAYLRAAEYYRQAYFYLRSDLDDQRLHNAYHAHCRTFGHAMELLPHTSSPIVADEVAIPYAADPARTDTARTDIHAWLFRPAADTARPRPTIVMPCGYDSTAESGWGYAQGALARGYNVLSVEGPGQGAALIVDRIFFRPDYEAVLPQILDWLVTAPGVDTDRIVAVGRSFAGYLIPRGVAGEPRVAAMVCDPAETDMGAKIPSGWKGRLAAPLMTTLRKVSRERADFFGGRMACHGIDDIGAYLDELKTFTLGDRAAAISCPTFIVESPGDPVGGQGRMLFDALTVEIKELFAPDAGTGIEGHCGGLGQRVWDSVVFDWLDDVLARTTSTASTIGGRR
- a CDS encoding MFS transporter codes for the protein MRATPGRISSGGGFGLGSRIGGLTGNRWLTLLAMTGALSMIMLDQTVVTVALPSMTRDLGLSSSGQQWVVNAYVLAMAACVALGGKLGDRFGPVTCFRVGVVTFFIASVLCGLAPGGGGEVWILAARAAQGVGAALMMPVSAKIVMDAFPIQERGRAMAVYAGVSQIFLAVGPLIGGALTEWISWRAVFWLNVPVGVIALILVAVARPADRRDRTEKVSISAAAMLVTGLLLTVLAIQQGSTWHWGSPATLVPLALGIIITTAFIVTQWRSATPLVAVRLLARRAFGANLITLGLVQFSLLAAILFSTLYLQDLLHMSPMTAGLASLPLILPITVAAQLGGRWYDRRGNRPPVLTGLAIATLGMICWTISLPHLDYAWQVPGMIITGFGLGLVFSPTNTDALSRVTSAERGQASGIVQTVRQLGGTLGVAVIGSIVLGVEHQVTRTPIPQHAADAITVGFWVATAVFALALVCAAALLSKERITDQTEPALAPAA